The genome window TTCCTTGATCTGACCATTTTAGAAAAAAGCCAACCCGAAGGCTGGCTTTTTAATACTTATTCCTGACTCGTGCTTTCGCCCAACTCCCAGCGCTGGAAGCGGCGAATAATCACATTTTCGCCGATGGCAGCTACGTTCTGCAAAATGAGTTTTTCAATGGTCAGCGACTCATCCCGGATGTAGGACTGCCGCATCAGGCAGACTTCATCCTTATATTTTTCAACGCGGCCTTCCACGATCTTTGCAAGAACCTTATCGGGCTTGCCTTCATCCCTGGCGCGCGCACGGGCGATATCCGCCTCATGCTCTAGCTCCGCCGCAGGGATTTCTTCCGCTGTTATATATTTCGGAGCGCTGGCGGCGATCTGCAATGCAATTTCGTGCGCCAGGGTCCGGAATTGTTCAGCGCGGGCGACAAAATCCGTCTCGCAGTTAATCTCAACCATCACACCCACACGTCCGCCGCCGTGGGAATACAGTTCCACCACGCCGTTGGAGGCGTCACGGTCCGCGCGCTTGGCGGCAGTTGCCATGCCTTTTTCGCGCAGCCAATCCACAGCCTTCTGGTAATCTCCATCCGCCTCCTGCAAAGCCTTGCGGCAATCCAACATGGGGGCATTGGTTGCGGCTCGCAGCTGCTTGATCATCTCAGTTGTTATTTGCATTTCACAATCCTTGTATCCGGCTTTCCAGTTCTCATTAATTACCCTGCTTTTATTTCAGCGGAATCATCTTTTGTTTTTGCTTCATCTAGCGTTTTTTCCTCCACCGCCGTTTCGGCGGGAACGTCAGCCTTTTCAACAGGAGCATCCGCAGTCGCAGCATCATCCACCGGACGGGTGGCATTCAGCTTCGCGAGTGTGGCTTCCCCGAGCAACACTTCATCTCCCATATCATCCTGTTCCGTTTCAACAACAGGCTTGCGGGACGGGCGGGATTTCGACTTGCCGTCCGCTTTAACCTCTTCGGGCTGTTCCGGTTCATCTTCCTTGCGCATGGCTTTGCCTTCCAGCACGGCATCCGCCATTTTGGCAACCAGGAGTTTGATGGCACGGATGGCGTCATCATTGGAAGGGATCACATAATCAACATTCTGGGGATTGCAGTTCGTATCCACCAAAGCGACAATCGGGATCTTGAGCAGGTTCGCTTCACGGACGGCCGCTTCTTCACGTCCCACGTCTATAATAAAAAGCAGGTCGGGGCGGCGCTTCATGGTGCGGGCACCGGACAAACGAGTCTGCAAGCGGAGGATATCGCGCTCGACCAATAAGCCTTCCT of Anaerolineales bacterium contains these proteins:
- the tsf gene encoding translation elongation factor Ts; this translates as MNENWKAGYKDCEMQITTEMIKQLRAATNAPMLDCRKALQEADGDYQKAVDWLREKGMATAAKRADRDASNGVVELYSHGGGRVGVMVEINCETDFVARAEQFRTLAHEIALQIAASAPKYITAEEIPAAELEHEADIARARARDEGKPDKVLAKIVEGRVEKYKDEVCLMRQSYIRDESLTIEKLILQNVAAIGENVIIRRFQRWELGESTSQE
- the rpsB gene encoding 30S ribosomal protein S2, translated to MAVISMKALLESGVHFGHRTNKWDPRMKPYIFTERNGIHIIDLQQTVKLLNQGYTMIRDAVANGGTVLFVGTKRQAQETVAEEAARCGMPYVTERWMGGMLTNWATMYKRIQELERLEKVRDTDEINRLTKKEGLLVERDILRLQTRLSGARTMKRRPDLLFIIDVGREEAAVREANLLKIPIVALVDTNCNPQNVDYVIPSNDDAIRAIKLLVAKMADAVLEGKAMRKEDEPEQPEEVKADGKSKSRPSRKPVVETEQDDMGDEVLLGEATLAKLNATRPVDDAATADAPVEKADVPAETAVEEKTLDEAKTKDDSAEIKAG